In the Pleuronectes platessa chromosome 8, fPlePla1.1, whole genome shotgun sequence genome, one interval contains:
- the LOC128445671 gene encoding uncharacterized protein LOC128445671: MLPVVIRGQNLEYKPWQTTDMSSIIEKLPILQDGAHSWISKLEEIMVGEQLAMGDIKRLLANLLGVHAMGDILEKAGLDQYVGTAVNDSELFCANRGRVCRALKETFPTNLHPDNILIEPLGQEENPRAYVSRAHQVWRNVTGNDPDLNQMEQSILRSKIQKGLPLTVGSKLAEVVGLGSMEKGVYTDHIAHQVVRYRTKEHDQRQQDQEVVRKLHQIQLVDNKKIKKQALVIQNQAPLDQSLLQSQLNQVQLQSFQPSSVVPVISYQETAFDQAQNWRGRFDPNFEQHSEECYNCGQFACECNSWIEYEGGEY, translated from the coding sequence ATGCTTCCAGTGGTCATCCGAGGGCAGAATTTGGAGTATAAGCCTTGGCAGACTACAGATATGTCAAGCATAATTGAGAAGTTACCGATTCTTCAAGATGGAGCCCATTCTTGGATTTCGAAGTTGGAAGAAATCATGGTGGGAGAGCAACTTGCTATGGGAGATATTAAGAGACTATTGGCTAATCTCCTTGGAGTTCATGCTATGGGAGATATTCTAGAGAAAGCTGGACTTGATCAATATGTGggaactgctgtgaatgattcaGAATTGTTCTGTGCAAATAGAGGTCGAGTGTGTAGAGCGCtgaaagagacctttccgacaAATTTACATCCTGACAACATTCTTATTGAACCACTGGGACAGGAAGAAAACCCGAGAGCCTATGTGTCAAGAGCTCATCAAGTTTGGAGAAATGTTACAGGAAATGACCCTGATTTGAATCAAATGGAGCAGTCAATTTTGAGATCCAAAATACAGAAGGGGTTGCCCCTAACAGTGGGGAGCAAACTTGCAGAGGTTGTTGGTCTGGGAAGCATGGAAAAAGGTGTTTATACAGATCATATAGCCCATCAAGTGGTGCGCTACAGGACAAAGGAGCATGATCAGAGACAACAAGACCAAGAGGTTGTTAGAAAACTCCATCAAATACAACTGGTggataataagaaaattaagaagCAAGCTCTGGTTATACAGAATCAGGCTCCACTAGATCAATCATTACTACAATCACAGctgaaccaggttcagctccaatCGTTCCAGCCATCATCGGTGGTTCCAGTCATCTCCTACCAAGAGACAGCATTTGATCAAGCGCAGAACTGGAGAGGAAGGTTCGATCCAAATTTTGAACAGCATTCAGAAGAATGTTATAATTGTGGACAGTTTGCCTGTGAATGCAACAGCTGGATAGAATATGAAGGAGGAGAATATTGA